From one Flavobacterium sp. N502536 genomic stretch:
- a CDS encoding TonB-dependent receptor: MKQQHSYLGILFLILCLISVPNHLFAQNKNTVSGKVLDESGQTIPGANVSLKGTDKNTITDENGKFVFSNVSAGDYTIVATNVGYKTFGKQITVKEGESLEANLLLEGESQSLKEVVVTGSSSPRSKLESSVAITTMGAKAIEDRAPASTAALLQTIPGFVVEASGGEIGNNLFARGIPSAGAYEYVQIQEDGLPVFEDGALQFANADTFYRLDETVSKMEAVRGGSASIFANNAPGGIINFISKTGQNDFQGRAKFSTSDYGMFRTDLNLSGALIQDKLFFNIGGFYRADNGVRNTGFTANKGGQIKGNITYKFDDNDYLRINFKHLDDRNTFYLPIPLKSNNGKIEGIPGFNPNYGTLTSVNFSRLNVPQYGGGTFSADLEDGSHPIINSIGAEFKKKISEKVTFKNAFKQTSINLNYNAIFPNGGPWTQSAYATGVQNTTASNLTYSYVDNGATLDPNALIMRADLWHIEKKMSNFANNFSFAFDLDPVKLTAGYYYSNWKSNQYWNWNSYLVGVSDNPRLLNVKDNTSGVNHTWNGVERITWLERDAQTKGLLNDVYADAEIKATDNLTFNAGLRYNKDKYSGYRDNARFFAENLGILDNNTADDKVTTVKGNPYTYWRYDVSEWSYTAAGNYKFNDNMASYVRYSHGFRSPIEESFYDNAADLSKLENTEVNQFELGYKYSNSFFNVNANLFHMGLKNVAFTDILSDGTSENKFADVNNIGLEVETNARYEMVKLNFTFTVQKPEYDNFTGTNADGSTFNFNGNTARRIPKFFCNLRPEVDITKDFTAYVQFSYYDKKFTNQDNKQVLPAYKEVGAGLNYTYHNLRFAVDASNLFNEIGLTEGDPRQTTSAASDVFMARPILGRAFRFSVAINF; the protein is encoded by the coding sequence ATGAAACAGCAACATTCTTATTTAGGCATATTATTTTTGATATTGTGCTTAATTTCTGTTCCAAACCACCTGTTTGCCCAGAATAAAAATACCGTTTCCGGAAAGGTACTCGATGAGAGCGGCCAAACGATTCCGGGAGCCAATGTTTCGCTTAAAGGAACAGATAAAAATACCATTACGGATGAAAACGGAAAGTTCGTATTTTCGAATGTTTCCGCAGGAGATTATACTATTGTAGCAACCAATGTTGGTTACAAAACCTTTGGAAAACAAATTACAGTAAAAGAAGGGGAGTCTTTAGAGGCAAATTTACTCCTTGAAGGAGAATCACAAAGTCTTAAAGAAGTTGTGGTAACGGGATCTTCAAGTCCGAGGTCTAAATTAGAATCTAGTGTGGCCATTACTACAATGGGCGCTAAGGCCATCGAAGACAGAGCTCCGGCCAGTACAGCAGCTTTATTGCAGACTATTCCCGGATTTGTGGTGGAAGCCTCAGGAGGAGAAATTGGAAATAACCTTTTTGCAAGAGGAATTCCGTCTGCAGGAGCCTATGAGTATGTGCAGATTCAGGAAGACGGATTACCTGTTTTTGAAGATGGTGCGCTGCAATTTGCAAATGCCGATACTTTTTACAGATTAGACGAAACCGTGAGCAAAATGGAAGCGGTTCGTGGGGGCTCGGCATCGATTTTTGCCAATAATGCTCCGGGTGGAATCATCAATTTCATATCTAAGACAGGTCAGAATGACTTTCAGGGAAGAGCAAAGTTCTCGACTTCAGATTACGGAATGTTTCGAACCGACCTTAATTTATCGGGTGCTTTAATTCAGGACAAATTGTTCTTTAATATAGGAGGTTTTTACAGAGCCGATAATGGAGTAAGAAACACAGGTTTTACCGCTAATAAAGGAGGACAGATAAAAGGAAACATCACCTATAAATTTGATGATAACGATTATTTAAGAATTAACTTCAAACACCTTGACGACAGAAATACCTTCTACCTGCCAATTCCGCTAAAAAGTAATAATGGAAAAATCGAAGGAATTCCGGGTTTCAATCCTAATTATGGAACATTGACCTCAGTAAATTTCAGTCGTTTAAATGTGCCTCAATACGGTGGCGGAACTTTTAGTGCCGATTTAGAAGACGGTTCTCATCCGATAATCAATTCGATTGGGGCTGAATTTAAAAAGAAGATATCAGAGAAAGTGACGTTTAAAAATGCATTCAAACAAACGAGTATCAATTTGAATTACAATGCTATTTTTCCAAATGGAGGTCCGTGGACACAAAGCGCTTATGCGACCGGTGTTCAGAATACAACGGCCAGTAACCTGACCTATTCTTATGTAGATAACGGCGCAACACTTGATCCAAACGCTTTAATCATGAGAGCAGATCTTTGGCACATCGAGAAAAAGATGAGCAATTTTGCCAATAACTTCTCTTTTGCGTTTGATTTAGATCCGGTAAAACTTACAGCAGGATACTATTATTCAAACTGGAAATCGAATCAATACTGGAACTGGAATTCCTATTTGGTAGGTGTTTCAGATAATCCGAGATTGTTAAATGTAAAAGACAATACATCAGGAGTAAATCATACCTGGAATGGGGTGGAAAGAATTACCTGGTTAGAAAGAGATGCGCAAACCAAAGGGCTTTTGAATGATGTTTATGCCGATGCCGAAATTAAAGCGACAGACAATCTGACTTTCAATGCCGGTTTACGATACAACAAAGACAAGTATTCGGGTTACAGAGACAATGCCCGTTTTTTTGCAGAGAATTTAGGAATTTTAGACAACAATACAGCCGATGATAAGGTAACAACAGTAAAAGGAAATCCTTATACTTACTGGAGATATGATGTGAGTGAATGGTCGTATACTGCTGCCGGAAACTACAAATTCAATGACAATATGGCTTCGTATGTACGTTACAGCCACGGTTTCAGATCGCCTATCGAAGAGTCTTTTTATGATAATGCGGCCGATTTGAGCAAACTGGAAAATACCGAGGTGAATCAGTTTGAGTTGGGGTATAAATATTCTAATTCTTTCTTTAATGTGAATGCCAATTTGTTTCATATGGGCTTAAAAAATGTTGCCTTTACGGATATTTTATCGGATGGAACTTCTGAAAATAAATTTGCCGATGTAAACAATATTGGTCTTGAAGTAGAAACGAATGCGAGATATGAAATGGTAAAACTGAACTTTACGTTTACCGTTCAAAAACCGGAGTATGATAATTTTACCGGTACCAATGCCGACGGATCGACTTTTAATTTCAATGGAAACACCGCACGAAGAATCCCTAAGTTTTTCTGTAACTTAAGACCGGAAGTAGACATTACAAAAGATTTCACAGCCTATGTTCAGTTTTCTTACTACGATAAAAAGTTCACGAATCAGGACAACAAACAAGTTTTGCCAGCGTATAAAGAAGTGGGAGCAGGTTTAAATTATACCTATCATAATCTTCGTTTTGCCGTTGATGCTTCGAACTTGTTCAATGAAATTGGCTTAACTGAAGGTGATCCAAGACAAACTACATCAGCCGCAAGCGATGTGTTTATGGCAAGACCTATTTTAGGACGTGCTTTTAGATTTTCGGTTGCGATTAATTTTTAA
- a CDS encoding MFS transporter encodes MKNIGIKISLYLNYFVFAILLNSVGIVILKSQKNYGVDEVQASILEAFKDMPIAIVSFFIASFLPRIGYRKSMLIGLGLVTLACISMYFGNSFDNAKILFATVGVSFALIKVSVYSLIGTVTETKKEHNALMSSIEGFFMVGIALAYFLFPAFNNENDPNSWLNVYWFLAGLSLLSFLFLFFVKFEETEVAAGANLKDDFMQMFRLMAKLLTVIFVISVFLFVMIEQGILSWLPTFNTKVLHLPENISIMMASILAISLAVGRLIAGIVTKKVNWIWVLSFCIFSAMLIVIFVLPKTVGLEVKNINTLSDIPLIGFAFPLIGLFIAPIYPLLNSIVLSALPKNLQSSMTGLIVIFSALGGTLGSRITGWLFKNEGPEKAFYFTLIPMSLLLVSFFILKKITAKDEI; translated from the coding sequence ATGAAAAACATAGGAATCAAAATCTCTCTTTACCTTAATTATTTTGTCTTCGCTATTTTGCTAAATAGTGTGGGGATTGTGATTTTAAAATCGCAGAAAAATTATGGTGTAGATGAAGTTCAGGCGAGCATCCTCGAAGCTTTTAAAGACATGCCTATTGCAATTGTGTCGTTTTTTATCGCTTCTTTTTTACCCAGAATCGGCTATCGAAAATCGATGCTGATTGGTTTGGGACTGGTTACGCTGGCCTGTATTTCTATGTATTTTGGAAACTCATTCGACAATGCTAAAATTCTTTTTGCGACTGTAGGAGTTTCATTTGCTTTGATTAAAGTTTCGGTGTATTCGTTGATTGGTACAGTAACCGAAACCAAAAAAGAACACAACGCCCTGATGAGCAGTATTGAGGGGTTTTTTATGGTTGGAATCGCACTGGCTTATTTTTTATTTCCGGCTTTTAACAATGAAAATGATCCCAATTCATGGCTGAATGTGTATTGGTTTCTGGCAGGACTATCCTTATTGTCGTTTCTGTTTTTGTTTTTTGTGAAATTTGAAGAAACCGAAGTCGCCGCAGGAGCAAACCTCAAAGACGATTTTATGCAGATGTTCCGTTTAATGGCAAAATTGCTAACGGTTATCTTTGTTATTAGTGTCTTTTTGTTTGTGATGATTGAACAGGGAATTCTTTCCTGGCTGCCTACATTCAATACAAAAGTGCTTCATTTACCGGAGAACATCAGTATTATGATGGCCAGTATTTTGGCTATTTCACTGGCAGTAGGACGATTGATTGCGGGGATTGTGACCAAGAAAGTAAATTGGATCTGGGTATTAAGTTTCTGTATTTTTTCGGCCATGCTGATTGTGATTTTTGTGCTTCCAAAAACAGTTGGACTGGAAGTAAAAAACATCAATACGCTCTCAGACATACCCTTAATTGGTTTTGCATTTCCTTTAATCGGACTGTTTATTGCGCCCATCTATCCCTTGTTAAATTCGATTGTATTAAGTGCGCTGCCCAAAAATCTGCAAAGTTCGATGACGGGATTAATAGTGATTTTCTCGGCTCTTGGCGGGACATTAGGCTCCAGAATAACAGGCTGGCTGTTTAAAAATGAAGGACCTGAAAAGGCGTTTTATTTTACTTTGATTCCAATGTCTTTATTATTAGTATCCTTTTTTATTCTTAAAAAAATAACTGCAAAAGATGAAATTTAA
- a CDS encoding alpha,alpha-trehalase, which produces MKFKLHISQTIEKLLAQEDTDGDKKITIDDQGPKKFVLNDEEGNSTVIEGTYQLSNLLQELALAKKDNAEFAEISLDQIIEDPVKRISGKIKNLYWKGLTRTIDANGVKKILEDNKIENAISYLYVPFGDEIVFDYFKKLEAITPKLKVVQLPKHISPEYVLSLNQKPGILALALQIKNNEISGVPFVVPGGRFNEMYGWDSYFIAKGLLIDDKIELALGIAENFKYQIDHYGKILNANRSYYLTRTQPPLYTSLIRDVLEKSNPDIFWIERHLKTAIKEYRTVWMEEGKRLTANGLNRYKAEGIGLPFEVEEGHFDDILEQYAPKYNLSTREFEKKYLEREVVDAELDKYFIHDRSMRESGHDTTNRLVGVCANLNTVAINSLLYKYETDIAFLIKKYFKDEFQYFEDKSFSSEYWLSKAASRKEKINQLCWNSEYGCYLDYNFVSEEQHFFEAAPTFYPLWAKISTQEQAEILVKKTLPRFKMKGGIAGSTKESIADIDENAPIRQWDYPFGWAPHQMLLWEGLLNYNFNEEAQEMVYRWLWLITRNAVDYNGTIPEKFDLSISSHKIFAEYGNVGTEFDFITEEGFGWMNASYQYGLTILEEDLKQKLSDLVDPDVLF; this is translated from the coding sequence ATGAAATTTAAACTACATATATCCCAAACTATCGAAAAACTATTGGCTCAGGAAGATACTGATGGCGATAAAAAAATAACGATTGACGATCAGGGGCCAAAGAAATTTGTACTCAACGATGAGGAAGGAAATTCAACGGTTATTGAAGGAACCTATCAGCTTTCAAACCTGTTGCAGGAATTGGCTTTGGCTAAAAAAGACAATGCTGAATTTGCCGAGATTAGTCTGGATCAAATCATTGAAGATCCTGTGAAAAGAATCTCAGGAAAAATAAAAAACCTGTATTGGAAAGGGCTGACGCGTACTATTGATGCCAATGGCGTAAAAAAAATACTGGAAGACAATAAGATCGAAAACGCTATTTCGTATTTGTATGTGCCTTTTGGGGATGAAATTGTTTTTGATTATTTCAAAAAACTAGAAGCCATAACGCCAAAGTTAAAAGTGGTACAGCTGCCCAAACATATTTCACCGGAATATGTATTGTCACTGAATCAAAAGCCGGGGATTCTGGCTCTGGCGCTTCAAATTAAAAACAATGAAATTTCGGGGGTTCCGTTTGTTGTTCCGGGTGGAAGGTTTAATGAAATGTACGGTTGGGACAGTTACTTTATTGCCAAAGGACTTTTGATAGATGATAAAATAGAGCTGGCTTTGGGCATTGCCGAGAACTTTAAATACCAGATCGATCACTACGGAAAAATACTAAATGCCAATCGAAGTTATTATTTAACCCGAACCCAGCCACCGCTTTATACTTCGCTGATCAGAGATGTTTTAGAAAAGTCGAATCCCGATATTTTCTGGATTGAAAGACATTTAAAAACCGCAATCAAAGAATACAGGACGGTTTGGATGGAGGAAGGAAAAAGGCTTACAGCCAATGGACTGAATAGGTATAAAGCAGAAGGAATTGGCTTGCCATTTGAGGTAGAAGAAGGTCATTTTGATGATATTCTCGAGCAATATGCGCCAAAATACAATTTGTCTACCCGCGAATTCGAAAAAAAATACCTGGAGAGAGAAGTGGTGGATGCCGAACTGGATAAGTATTTTATTCACGACCGAAGTATGCGTGAAAGCGGCCATGATACCACAAACAGACTCGTTGGCGTTTGTGCGAACTTGAATACGGTTGCCATTAATAGTCTGCTTTATAAGTACGAAACGGATATTGCGTTTTTGATTAAAAAGTATTTTAAAGATGAATTTCAATATTTTGAAGACAAATCTTTTTCAAGCGAATATTGGCTTTCAAAAGCGGCTTCCAGAAAAGAAAAGATCAATCAGTTGTGCTGGAATTCAGAATACGGCTGTTATCTTGACTATAATTTTGTAAGTGAAGAACAGCATTTTTTTGAGGCGGCTCCGACATTTTATCCGCTTTGGGCAAAAATAAGTACACAGGAACAGGCCGAAATTCTGGTAAAAAAGACGCTTCCAAGGTTTAAAATGAAAGGTGGAATTGCAGGAAGCACCAAAGAATCTATTGCAGATATAGACGAAAACGCCCCAATTCGACAATGGGATTATCCGTTTGGATGGGCGCCGCATCAAATGCTTTTATGGGAAGGTTTGCTGAATTATAATTTTAACGAAGAAGCCCAGGAGATGGTGTATCGCTGGCTTTGGCTGATTACCCGAAATGCGGTTGATTATAACGGAACCATTCCGGAGAAGTTTGATTTATCGATCAGTTCGCACAAAATTTTTGCAGAATACGGAAACGTAGGAACCGAATTTGACTTCATAACCGAAGAAGGTTTTGGATGGATGAACGCTTCGTATCAGTACGGTTTAACCATTTTGGAAGAAGATTTAAAACAAAAATTATCGGACTTGGTTGATCCCGATGTACTTTTTTAA
- a CDS encoding polyprenyl synthetase family protein, with the protein MHDISQYQDFFISYLKNQSIQKEPKNLYAPIEYILGLGGKRIRPVLTLMAAEVFNTSYTTALPAAMAVEVFHNFSLVHDDIMDDAPLRRGQETVHEKWDLNTGILSGDAMLILAYQYFEQYEPHVFRNLAKLFSKTALEVCEGQQWDVDFEQRNDVTIPEYLKMIEYKTAVLVAAAMKMGAIVAETSEKEGDLIYDFGLNLGLAFQLQDDYLDAFGDPETFGKQVGGDIIENKKTYLYLKAREFSSPEKASELEQLFSLQLDENAAKIATAKSIFNESGASKATQDAIEMYTFKAFETLDQMDLTAEKRNILRTFGENLMGRKV; encoded by the coding sequence ATGCACGATATTAGTCAGTACCAGGATTTTTTTATTAGTTATTTAAAAAACCAAAGCATACAAAAAGAACCCAAAAATCTTTACGCTCCTATTGAATACATTCTTGGCTTAGGCGGAAAACGCATACGTCCCGTACTTACCCTGATGGCCGCAGAAGTTTTTAACACCTCTTATACCACGGCACTTCCGGCGGCAATGGCTGTTGAAGTTTTTCATAATTTCTCGCTTGTACATGACGACATTATGGATGATGCGCCTTTGCGCAGAGGACAAGAAACGGTTCATGAAAAATGGGATCTCAATACCGGAATTCTCTCCGGAGACGCGATGCTTATTCTGGCTTATCAGTATTTTGAGCAATACGAACCTCATGTTTTCAGGAATTTAGCAAAACTATTCAGCAAAACCGCTCTTGAAGTTTGCGAAGGACAACAATGGGATGTTGATTTTGAACAAAGAAATGATGTTACGATTCCGGAATATCTTAAAATGATCGAATATAAAACCGCTGTTCTGGTTGCGGCAGCCATGAAAATGGGAGCTATTGTAGCCGAAACATCTGAAAAAGAAGGTGATTTAATTTATGATTTCGGGTTGAATCTGGGTCTTGCCTTCCAGCTTCAGGACGATTATCTGGATGCTTTTGGAGATCCGGAAACCTTCGGAAAACAAGTGGGCGGAGATATTATCGAAAACAAAAAAACATATTTATATCTTAAAGCAAGAGAATTCTCTTCTCCTGAAAAAGCTTCAGAATTAGAGCAATTATTCAGTTTGCAATTGGACGAAAATGCAGCTAAAATAGCTACTGCAAAATCCATTTTTAATGAATCAGGGGCTTCAAAAGCAACGCAGGACGCCATCGAAATGTATACTTTTAAAGCTTTTGAAACGCTTGACCAAATGGATCTTACCGCTGAAAAGAGAAACATTCTGCGCACTTTCGGTGAGAATTTAATGGGTAGAAAAGTATAA